A single region of the Musa acuminata AAA Group cultivar baxijiao chromosome BXJ1-11, Cavendish_Baxijiao_AAA, whole genome shotgun sequence genome encodes:
- the LOC103972465 gene encoding transcription factor TGAL5 isoform X2 — protein sequence MEDPSYLNSLSHSNIGLDITRGDQEGAAYFGELEEALMQGVDGLRETEDRKSFIATSPATLEIFPSWPMRFQQTPSVNTQSARSTDSGAAQNSLSHLESDFPNSRKASSDQSTNHKRSQEMMMASGASRTEAARNPHPSSQEERKMTGSTAARDGKVIDAKTLRRLAQNREAAKKSRLKKKAYVQQLESSRIKLQQLEQDLQRARSQGLLLGVAGGNAAISSGAAIFDMEYGRWLDDNCKIMSDLRAALEAHLPDDNLGVVVDHCIRHYDDLFRLKAIVAQSDVFHLLNGIWKTPAERCFLWMGGFRPSELIKILIRQLDPLTDQQWMGMRGFQHSSQQAEEALSRGLEQVHQSLAQTVAGGSLSDGIDVGNYVGHAAIAMGKLADLEGFIGQADNLRQQTMHQLRQQLTTKQTARCFLAIGEYFTRLRALSSLWASRPQESLVANDSVVPATADPHIIHQPLHNHFSAF from the exons ATGGAGGATCCATCCTACCTTAATTCTTTGAGTCATTCAAATATCGGCCTGGATATAACCCGGGG TGATCAGGAAGGAGCTGCTTACTTTGGAGAGTTGGAGGAGGCTCTCATGCAGGGAGTCGACGGCCTAAGAGAAACAGAAGACAGAAAGT CTTTTATCGCAACCAGCCCCGCAACACTAGAGATCTTCCCATCGTGGCCAATGAGATTTCAGCAAACTCCCAGT GTGAATACGCAGTCAGCAAGAAGCACTGATTCCGGCGCAGCTCAAAACTCTCTATCTCATCTGGAATCGGACTTTCCAAATAGCAGGAAGGCCTCCTCGGACCAGTCGACTAACCACAAGCGGTCGCAAGAGATGATGATGGCAAGTGGTGCTTCCAGGACAGAAGCAGCAAGAAATCCTCATCCCTCTTCCCAAGAAGAG AGAAAGATGACAGGTTCAACTGCAGCAAGGGACGGAAAAGTAATTGATGCCaag ACATTAAGGCGCCTAGCTCAAAATCGAGAGGCAGCCAAAAAGAGTCGGCTGAAGAAAAAG GCTTACGTGCAACAATTAGAGTCCAGTAGGATTAAGCTTCAGCAGCTAGAGCAAGATCTCCAGAGAGCAAGATCACAG GGCCTTCTCTTGGGAGTCGCAGGCGGTAATGCGGCTATCAGTTCCG GCGCTGCGATTTTTGACATGGAGTACGGTCGATGGTTGGATGATAACTGCAAGATCATGTCGGACCTCCGAGCTGCACTTGAGGCTCACCTTCCTGACGACAATCTTGGTGTGGTCGTAGATCACTGCATCAGGCACTATGATGATCTCTTCCGGCTGAAAGCCATCGTTGCTCAATcggatgtattccacctcttgaaTGGAATATGGAAGACCCCAGCGGAGCGCTGTTTCCTGTGGATGGGTGGGTTTAGGCCCTCCGAGCTCATCAAG ATCCTGATACGTCAGCTGGATCCATTGACGGACCAACAGTGGATGGGGATGCGCGGCTTCCAGCATTCATCGCAGCAGGCGGAGGAGGCTCTCTCCCGGGGCCTGGAGCAAGTCCACCAGTCTTTGGCACAAACTGTTGCTGGCGGTTCTCTCAGCGACGGAAtcgatgttggaaattatgtgggcCACGCAGCCATTGCTATGGGGAAGCTTGCCGACCTCGAAGGATTCATCGGCCAG GCTGACAACTTGAGACAACAAACCATGCACCAGTTGCGTCAACAGTTGACGACCAAACAAACAGCAAGATGTTTCCTGGCGATCGGAGAGTACTTCACCCGCCTACGTGCTCTGAGCTCCCTATGGGCTTCTCGCCCTCAAGA GAGCTTGGTTGCCAATGACAGTGTCGTCCCTGCCACAGCGGACCCGCATATAATTCATCAACCACTGCACAATCATTTTTCAGCCTTCTGA
- the LOC103972465 gene encoding transcription factor TGAL5 isoform X1: MANHRVGETGLPDSGPSTRSLINGGTIGNTPSATNFFDQEGAAYFGELEEALMQGVDGLRETEDRKSFIATSPATLEIFPSWPMRFQQTPSVNTQSARSTDSGAAQNSLSHLESDFPNSRKASSDQSTNHKRSQEMMMASGASRTEAARNPHPSSQEERKMTGSTAARDGKVIDAKTLRRLAQNREAAKKSRLKKKAYVQQLESSRIKLQQLEQDLQRARSQGLLLGVAGGNAAISSGAAIFDMEYGRWLDDNCKIMSDLRAALEAHLPDDNLGVVVDHCIRHYDDLFRLKAIVAQSDVFHLLNGIWKTPAERCFLWMGGFRPSELIKILIRQLDPLTDQQWMGMRGFQHSSQQAEEALSRGLEQVHQSLAQTVAGGSLSDGIDVGNYVGHAAIAMGKLADLEGFIGQADNLRQQTMHQLRQQLTTKQTARCFLAIGEYFTRLRALSSLWASRPQESLVANDSVVPATADPHIIHQPLHNHFSAF; the protein is encoded by the exons ATGGCAAATCATAGAGTTGGCGAAACTGGCCTTCCTGATTCTGGACCTTCAACTCGGTCTCTTATTAACGGGGGGACTATCGGCAACACTCCATCTGCGACCAATTTCTT TGATCAGGAAGGAGCTGCTTACTTTGGAGAGTTGGAGGAGGCTCTCATGCAGGGAGTCGACGGCCTAAGAGAAACAGAAGACAGAAAGT CTTTTATCGCAACCAGCCCCGCAACACTAGAGATCTTCCCATCGTGGCCAATGAGATTTCAGCAAACTCCCAGT GTGAATACGCAGTCAGCAAGAAGCACTGATTCCGGCGCAGCTCAAAACTCTCTATCTCATCTGGAATCGGACTTTCCAAATAGCAGGAAGGCCTCCTCGGACCAGTCGACTAACCACAAGCGGTCGCAAGAGATGATGATGGCAAGTGGTGCTTCCAGGACAGAAGCAGCAAGAAATCCTCATCCCTCTTCCCAAGAAGAG AGAAAGATGACAGGTTCAACTGCAGCAAGGGACGGAAAAGTAATTGATGCCaag ACATTAAGGCGCCTAGCTCAAAATCGAGAGGCAGCCAAAAAGAGTCGGCTGAAGAAAAAG GCTTACGTGCAACAATTAGAGTCCAGTAGGATTAAGCTTCAGCAGCTAGAGCAAGATCTCCAGAGAGCAAGATCACAG GGCCTTCTCTTGGGAGTCGCAGGCGGTAATGCGGCTATCAGTTCCG GCGCTGCGATTTTTGACATGGAGTACGGTCGATGGTTGGATGATAACTGCAAGATCATGTCGGACCTCCGAGCTGCACTTGAGGCTCACCTTCCTGACGACAATCTTGGTGTGGTCGTAGATCACTGCATCAGGCACTATGATGATCTCTTCCGGCTGAAAGCCATCGTTGCTCAATcggatgtattccacctcttgaaTGGAATATGGAAGACCCCAGCGGAGCGCTGTTTCCTGTGGATGGGTGGGTTTAGGCCCTCCGAGCTCATCAAG ATCCTGATACGTCAGCTGGATCCATTGACGGACCAACAGTGGATGGGGATGCGCGGCTTCCAGCATTCATCGCAGCAGGCGGAGGAGGCTCTCTCCCGGGGCCTGGAGCAAGTCCACCAGTCTTTGGCACAAACTGTTGCTGGCGGTTCTCTCAGCGACGGAAtcgatgttggaaattatgtgggcCACGCAGCCATTGCTATGGGGAAGCTTGCCGACCTCGAAGGATTCATCGGCCAG GCTGACAACTTGAGACAACAAACCATGCACCAGTTGCGTCAACAGTTGACGACCAAACAAACAGCAAGATGTTTCCTGGCGATCGGAGAGTACTTCACCCGCCTACGTGCTCTGAGCTCCCTATGGGCTTCTCGCCCTCAAGA GAGCTTGGTTGCCAATGACAGTGTCGTCCCTGCCACAGCGGACCCGCATATAATTCATCAACCACTGCACAATCATTTTTCAGCCTTCTGA